The following proteins come from a genomic window of Metarhizium brunneum chromosome 2, complete sequence:
- the napA_0 gene encoding AP-1-like transcription factor napA: protein MASGGSLPPNFLLTPHQQSLLFAALNANKPQASASPTAKGLSVSPSSFQGSPMQNVDNSAFQESPYLDNIDYDFGDSSFDFSFASNGGEHAKMVADAPGTVSSESTENDGHEKRSHPDDEEDDSSPGNDSKRREGTEKIAKKPGRKPLTSEPTSKRKAQNRAAQRAFRERKEKHLKDLETKVDELEKASEAANHENGKLRAEVDRITTELNQYKQRVAVMSQHKPTPRDKVSFGSAALNNLSDVSFQFEFPKFGALPGPPIKQPSSQPLSPQQNGQKNSPARSIASEGKSPQSSVQRPTQDDFAKFAGVFAPSMSNSTRTGSRASVDSVPFSVAAATSSPSASSNSNAGPSSSCGTSPEPFTQSPMSFKPLETLTTIGEEQPATTTADQPFAQFAHVDIASPSFDWLVQQNGGGHFDPQLFGDYRESQENVLSNPTFDDFFFNDGVDTDFFTPYNAAPNEHAPKKNLIAEIDAQQNSIDDDMGNKPNMSCNQLWEKLQECPKAQNGEFDLDGLCSELTKKAKCSGSGPVVAERDFDTILKKYMGKDVSADCMATKLGISVDPEKPNGVTTP from the exons ATGGCTTCAGGCGGTTCTTTGCCACCCAACTTCCTCCTAACCCCGCATCAACAGAGCCTGCTTTTCGCTGCGCTCAACGCCAACAAACCGCAGGCTTCCGCCTCGCCGACAGCCAAAGGCTTATCTGTGTCCCCGAGCTCATTCCAGGGCTCTCCGATGCAGAATGTGGACAATTCTGCCTTCCAAGAGAGCCCGTACCTAGACAACATCGACTACGACTTTGGCGACTCTAGCTTCGACTTTTCGTTTGCCAGTAACGGCGGTGAACATGCCAAGATGGTTGCGGATGCCCCCGGAACTGTCTCATCCGAGTCGACGGAGAATGATGGCCATGAGAAGAGAAGTCATCctgatgacgaggaagatgacaGCAGTCCCGGCAATGACTCCAAGAGACGGGAAGGCACAGAGAAGATTGCCAAGAAGCCTGGCCGCAAGCCCCTCACCTCTGAGCCAACTTCG aagcgcaaggcacAGAATAGAGCCGCTCAGCGAGCTTTCAGGGAGCGTAAGGAAAAGCATCTAAAGGACCTGGAGACCAAGGTTGATGAGCTAGAAAAGGCTTCCGAGGCTGCCAACCATGAGAATGGCAAGCTACGAGCCGAAGTGGATCGCATCACTACCGAGTTGAACCAGTATAAGCAGCGTGTCGCTGTCATGTCACAGCACAAGCCCACACCCCGAGACAAGGTGTCATTTGGCAGTGCTGCTCTGAATAATTTGAGCGATGTCAGCTTTCAATTCGAGTTCCCCAAGTTCGGCGCCCTTCCCGGCCCGCCAATCAAGCAGCCTTCATCACAGCCTCTCAGTCCCCAACAGAACGGCCAGAAGAACAGCCCAGCCCGCAGCATTGCCAGCGAAGGCAAATCGCCTCAGTCTAGCGTGCAGCGGCCAACCCAGGACGACTTTGCTAAATTTGCCGGCGTCTTTGCGCCTTCCATGTCCAACTCGACTCGCACTGGCTCCCGTGCCAGCGTCGATTCCGTCCCCTTCAGTGTTGCTGCCGCTACTAGCTCACCTTCCGCATCATCCAACTCCAACGCCGGCCCCAGCTCGTCCTGTGGGACTTCTCCCGAACCTTTTACACAGTCTCCCATGAGCTTCAAGCCTCTCGAGACACTGACAACCATTGGCGAGGAGCAgcccgcgacgacgacagcggaTCAACCATTCGCTCAGTTTGCCCATGTTGACATTGCTAGTCCTAGCTTTGACTGGCTTGTCCAGCagaacggcggcggccactTTGATCCCCAATTGTTTGGTGATTACCGAGAGTCACAGGAGAACGTCTTGTCCAACCCAACTTTTGATgacttcttcttcaatgaCGGAGTAGACACCGACTTTTTCACGCCTTATAATGCTGCTCCCAACGAGCATGCTCCAAAGAAGAACCTCATTGCCGAGATTGACGCCCAGCAGAATTCCATTGACGATGATATGGGTAACAAGCCGAATATGAGTTGCAATCAACTCTG GGAGAAGCTGCAAGAGTGTCCCAAGGCCCAGAACGGTGAATTCGACCTGGATGGGCTATGCTCTGAACTTaccaagaaggccaagtgTTCTGGCAGTGGTCCTGTGGTGGCTGAAAGGGATTTCGACACGATTCTCAAGAAGTACATGGGCAAGGATGTATCCGCGGATTGCATGGCCACTAAGCTAGGCATCTCTGTTGACCCGGAGAAGCCGAATGGAGTGACAACACCCTGA